Proteins encoded by one window of Chromatiales bacterium:
- a CDS encoding DUF932 domain-containing protein → AEQLTVLQAMARVELESEDSQELLARILGKPSIQNRDKGDDGAPKISKPEQEILRLYAGDARGADMAGQTAYGLLNAVTEYTDHHYGRSADARINSMLMGPNAQLKDKAFSVLAEHTRECTGSDLLRSLLAK, encoded by the coding sequence CGCCGAGCAATTGACCGTGTTGCAGGCAATGGCCCGTGTCGAGCTGGAGTCGGAAGATAGCCAAGAATTGCTTGCGCGGATTCTCGGAAAGCCTTCGATTCAAAACCGCGACAAAGGCGACGATGGCGCCCCGAAAATCAGCAAACCCGAGCAAGAGATTCTGCGTCTATACGCTGGCGATGCACGGGGCGCCGATATGGCGGGACAAACCGCTTACGGCCTGTTGAACGCTGTCACGGAGTACACGGACCATCATTATGGCCGCAGTGCCGATGCACGAATCAATTCGATGTTGATGGGACCGAATGCCCAGCTCAAAGACAAGGCGTTCTCCGTCCTCGCCGAGCATACGCGCGAATGCACGGGTTCTGATTTGCTCCGCTCGCTGCTGGCCAAGTAA